Part of the Gadus chalcogrammus isolate NIFS_2021 chromosome 22, NIFS_Gcha_1.0, whole genome shotgun sequence genome is shown below.
CGCAACTGGGGTTCCAAGTAGAACGactattaaaaaacaaatgaaaaaatcAAACCGATCGCTGACAAAATGTGCACATTGCAATGACTCCATGTCGCTTGTGCACATTTACGTATCTGTGTTGTTTATTTGCCAAATTTGACACGCGTGTTGTCAAAGTCACGGCAACGTCAACTGTGGTGCAGCCAGGTGGTCGTCTGCAGCCTCTGGAAATGTATACATCTGCCATCTGTACACTGCTGTAGTGTTGCCGCTCAATAGTCTTAAACGTGTGAGACCGAGCTCTTAAAAAACAAGGTTGAGTGTAGGGGGTGAGAATGTCCGAGTCTTGTTTATTCAAAAATACGTAAAAATAATGTTAATCGCtgctagcgtgtgtgtgtgtgtgtgtgtgtgtgtgtgtgtgtgtgtgtgtgtgtgtgtgtgtgtgtgtgtgtgtgtgtgtgtgtgtgtgtgtgtgtgtgtgtgtgtgtgtgtgtgtgtgtgtgtgtgtgtgtggttaactaGACAAGCAGGTCACACGGGAAGCAGGTCTTATTTTGACATCTGTCTTGTTGTTACACAGTAGCTACTAGTGAGACGGGTGTCtgcagagcagggggggggccggggtgaGGCCACTATGGGTTTGGGAGGACCCCAAGGAGTGAAGACACggatacccccccccaccccccctatcaacacacgcacacacataccctgaTTCACACCTAGTATGAACCTTCACATGCACAGCTTCGGTCTCCCAATGCATCACGCTTAAGCACACCGgcatcgcacacacacccacgcacacctgACGCTGCACCGCAGGGAGTCTAGCCgtcaacagccccccccccccccccccccccaacctccccctccAATATGACAATTGTCTGAGAGACACGGATTAAAACGAGGATGAGCGTGGTCGTTCGGTCGTTCCGAGCCGATGACCTCCGTCCGAGCGTTCTGAttggccccctcctctccgGGGCGCTTTAAGGACTGGACCTCAGCCGGTTTGAATCCCTCATGtgatcaaattaaaaaaaaatcatctgGCGTCTGTAATGGGGGGGTTATTCTTAAGTAGCTtccagcgaggggggggggagaaatgcACAAGGAGGCCTTCGTTAACGACTCCTCTGATGAGAACTTACTGGccagggaagaagaagaaaaaagtgtCAGCAGGGGAGAGGAATTAGCGTCGGGTATGAAGACAAAGTAGGAGGATCAGGCTAGCAGCGGAAAAAGGATAGAATTTTAGCGATGGGGCGAGAAACACGCGAGAAAGGGAGAAAAACGACTTCAGAAGTTTTTAATGAGCACTGGCACTTCTCCAGGgcagggggggtgaagggggggggagggtgtatgggtgagggaggcggagggggagtagagcagagggagagagaagtaaGAGAATGGAGCGGGGAGGGTGCCATGGAGGTAACAACAGGGGTGCCGGCTCCCCAACAGATGTCACGCTGCCAGtgacaacgcacacacacacacctcctcttcctgtcctgTGACAcgacctcacctcctcctcctcctcctcctccttcacctccctccccgtccctccatccatctctcgcTCACACCCCCCAGTCTGTCGTGGGGTCGCACCTCCCTGCtttagttttgttgtttttcgcGCGGCTGTCGTTACAATTTTGTAagaaagatagaaaaaaaaaaaaaaagtgtagagAAACAGCCATTTTCTCACCGTTCACGCCGAAACACATTCAGTCGgtaatgatggggggggggggctcgtttTGAACGACGGATATGTTCTCTGCTGGAGTCGCTGTACCCCGCCACAGCAGAGCTCCCCTGGTGGTCCGCCGGGGAGCTGAATGACGGGCAGCAGCGGTAACACAGTCTGACTGGATGCAGTGTTCGGATtcagtgtgtacagtgtgtggtTCCAGCACCCCGGCCCCATTAGCTCGGGTTCATCGTGTGTGGTTCAACCACTCCGCTCTAGCTAGGGTCCACAGGGTGGATACAGGGTGTGGTTCCCCCACTCCGCTCTAGCTAGGGTCCACAGGGTGGATACAGGGTGTGGTTCCCCCACTCCGCTCTAGCTAGGGTCCACAGGGTGGATACAGGGTGTGGTTCCCCCACTCCTCTCTAGCTAGGGTCCACAGGGTGGATGCAGTGTGTGGTTCCCCCACTCCGCTCTAGCTAGGGTCCACAGGGTGGATACAGTGTGTGGTTCAACCACTCCGCTCTCACTAGCTAGAACAACTCCCATGTTTCACACTGTGACTCGGGCAAGGAGGCAGAAAGGTCTATGTATGAGGCAAGACGGGACACTCTGGGTGCATTTTGGGGTTAATTAAGGGATTTGAGGATTCAGGTTATTTTGACCTGCAGCGTGTCCAATCCCAGCCCTAACCGCTGATTGACCCCTCCCAGACCCCGTACCACGTGAACCTGCTGCTGGCGGGCTACGACCAGGCCGACGGCCCCGCCCTCTTCTACATGGACCACCTGTCGGCCCTGGCCAAGGCCCCCTTTGCGGCCCACGGCTACGGCgccttcctcaccctctccatcctGGATCGCTACTACAAGCCAGGTGGGTGGACTGGAGAACAGGACGCTAGCCTGCTAAGCATAGTGTTATGCTAGGCGTAGCGTGATGCTAGGCGTAGCGTGATGCTAAGCATAGAGAGATGCCAACCATAGAGAGATGCCAACCATAGCATTAGGCTAAGCATAGCGTGATGCTAGGCTTAATATAGCGTAATGCTAGGCTTAGTATAGCATAATGCTAGGCTTAGTATAGTGTAATTCTAGGCTTAGTATAGCGTAATGCTAGGCTAAGTATAGCGTAATGCTAGGCTAAGTATAGCGTAATGCTACGCAAAGTATAGCGTAATGCTACGCAAAGTATAGCGTAATGCTAGGCTAAGCATAGCGTAATGCTAGGCTAAGCGTAGCGTCCTGCTATGCTAAACGTAGCTTTGTACTATTATTAGCGCCTTGTGCTATGATTAGAGTAGCCTTGTGCTATGCTAAGAATGGTGTTGTGCTATGATTAGCATGAACTAATTGCATATTTAGGATATAGGTGGGTATAGATGTAGATTTAGATTGTGTTTCTGACCTCGTGCGTCTCTGATCTCCAGATTTGACGCGTGAGGACGGTATTGCACTGCTGCAGAAATGCATCCAAGAGGTGAGTTGTTCTGTGGTCAAACCCCCCCTCCTACCGCTCTCTTGGAGGTTCAGACCCTCTCTCCTGGTAGCCccgatactcaagttcaggtATCGGGAAGAAGAACatggtatcggaacatctctaaCGTTAACATGGTCCAAAGGCCCTAACGGAAGGACTTTAaattgcacttgaaaaaaatctataattaaattaatttaagaACCATAATATTGACATATCTGTTTAAGTGGTGACCATCTGTATCTTAATTTAAAGCGCAAACAGCTTTTCTCGTAAAACGGGAGTAAAAAGTAACAAAATAAAcgtgttgtttttattatttaaaattgCTTCGATGTTCCCAGACGTTGAACAGATGCTGAGAGCATTCATTTGGGTGTAATTGCGTTCTGCTGTTTGCCAGATTTATTTTGGTGAAGTGCTGAACATTCAACCACAGTAAACAGGTGTCAAGTGCTGAATATTTCAATTGGATGTTAAGTTTGTTTTGCTGTTGCTGGTGCAAATTAAATTTTTTCACTCCTTAGTTACtcattttaatatttgtattttatctcCTTgccttttctatttttcggctttCCTTTCATcttgttctctctgtctctctctctctcgctctctcgctctctctctctctctcttcccccccccccccctccctccagctcaACAAGCGCTTCATCCTCAACCTGCCCTCGTTCAACGTGCGGGTGATTGACAAGGAGGGCGTCCATGACCTGGAGAAGGTCCGTGTGATCCCCCAGTGACGGCCGCGTCtcctccaacaccccccccctctgtcttttgtttttttttatccactTTGTACGTTGACCCGCCTACTTTTTATGTTCCAATAAAAAGTGACACGCTGTTGAGATAACCCTTGTCCTGTGGTCTTTACCCTGGGTGGGGACTGGGGGCTATCTCTGCCCTGTGGTCCTTACTATGGGTGGGGGCTATCAGTCTGTCCTGTGGTCGAGTCAGACACTCAATGTACACACTTGTATGTTGtgcgtccttgcacttaaaaatataaGCTAGTTGTGTAGTAGCTTACCCGAGCtgtttgttgtgtacggggaatgcgTTACCTAACGATTGTTGGAGCTTGGTACTTGGCAAGAGaaacaagaaaaaatatatcgctgtcggtacagtaaagatattcATGATCCAAGTGCCAACcaagtactgtttttaagtgccaggatgtacaacataaaataagtgcatacattaagtgtcTTTGGAGTCAAACATGCATATCTAAGAAGTAGAGGGGACTTTAGGTATTAAGCATCATCATAAATCTGAAAAAGAAGGTTTAAACAAAAGGAAATCGCATCAAAGTTGTACTCCAAATATAAGCAGGGCCCAACTCGATTTTTGAATGAAGCCTCATTCATCGTATCACACCCCAGCTCTGGTACCAAGTTACGCCACATCGCTACCATAGGCTGCGACCGTTACAAATGAACGGCGGAGAAATGGCCACAGTAACCGGTTCTGGAAAACGAAAAAACAGATTTCTGTGTCAGcaggagagcatgagagagacgGTTCACCCGAGCGAGGGACTGATCCTTGTCTGTGTGCACTGGCAGTGATATGTGAGCTCTTGTAGTCTTCCtagtatgtgtgggggggggggggggggggggtttggggggtgtCCCTGCGCCCCACCACAGACAGGTGATTAATAAACATTAAACAATCCTGTCCCTCCCAAACACCCCAGAATCTGACGGAACAGGGAGCATATGTTTGCCTAAGGGCGCGGGCAGAGTGGCAGATCcagcgaggggagggagagagagtcccGCTGAgtggcggagggagggggggaggaggaacggAAGAGTGAGGTGAGGCAGGTATAAAGAcagaggggggtgtgtgtgtgtgtgtttgtgtgaaaggGGTCTATAGGTTGAGAGACGGTACATAAGGGGTGAAATCCCAGGAAGAGGTTTTACCCCTATTTGGAGCGATGTAATGATACTGTGTGTTAC
Proteins encoded:
- the psmb2 gene encoding proteasome subunit beta type-2 encodes the protein MFKLSDNILLLCVGEAGDTVQFAEYIQKNVQLYKMRNGYELSPTAAANFTRKNLADYLRSRTPYHVNLLLAGYDQADGPALFYMDHLSALAKAPFAAHGYGAFLTLSILDRYYKPDLTREDGIALLQKCIQELNKRFILNLPSFNVRVIDKEGVHDLEKVRVIPQ